The following are encoded together in the Humulus lupulus chromosome 5, drHumLupu1.1, whole genome shotgun sequence genome:
- the LOC133779047 gene encoding glutathione S-transferase T3-like: MVSRNYMPRLENVVLHNEDESRHKCKVKWSKEDTILLISGWLNTSKDAIVGNDQTSTHFWARIAEYYNTNQKGEQARTGRQWKDHWNKMNQKVARFNGCYKRVQQAHHSGWSDENNNSNFLLVDCWRLLKDEPKWNTMYQPKGGKRTKVSDTGEFTSSSNADISDDEVREVRPTGQKAAKRKGKEKKDTHARFIEISERKASALEKLVVIKEKEATIKEK, encoded by the exons ATGGTTTCAAGAAATTATATGCCAA GGTTGGAAAATGTAGTTCTACACAATGAAGATGAATCAAGGCATAAATGTAAAGTCAAATGGAGCAAGGAAGACACTATACTTCTGATAAGTGGATGGCTTAATACATCTAAGGATGCCATTGTGGGGAATGACCAAACTTCTACACATTTCTGGGCTCGGATTGCAGAATACTACAACACCAACCAAAAAGGTGAGCAAGCAAGAACTGGAAGGCAATGGAAAGATCATTGGAACAAGATGAATCAAAAGGTGGCGCGTTTCAATGGGTGTTATAAACGAGTACAACAAGCACATCACAGTGGTTGGTCTGATGAAAATAACAACTCAAATTTTCTGCTTGTGGACTGTTGGAGATTGCTAAAGGATGAGCCGAAATGGAATACAATGTACCAACCAAAAGGTGGTAAGAGAACAAAGGTGTCAGATACAGGGGAatttacttcttcttccaatgcagaCATCAGTGATGATGAAGTACGTGAAGTGCGCCCTACTGGCCAAAAGGCAGCAAagagaaaagggaaggaaaaaaaagacaCACATGCTAGATTTATAGAGATTAGTGAACGGAAAGCATCTGCATTGGAGAAATTGGTGGTGATAAAGGAGAAAGAGGCAACGATAAAGGAGAAATAG
- the LOC133834760 gene encoding uncharacterized protein LOC133834760 gives MIEFFQTYKNLLLQALLSISLTLLLVFLKIPIFFLHGLFTYIHPDNLSNGVKAAIRRPESSDSGSGIPPKNNTELRKRTKSKEKFEFDENNAQIFRLKLDEAHLKSRLFSDEFRNAFTISFVAISCFLLHIYLSSASEKSGVFTNGILVPVLLGSVGVFKLMILLANLSFEKSASRRSEKLLCVVFGILGLILGSVTCCTFTSSVLDFDFGSIDGFGRVFIAVFMSCTTTILFMPAMKSARSFWLGTDQIRSNLSMITCEWFGRFVLYANYLLMTFTGLLWIKPLSELLVNKNTKGSIRNSERLAGNVGFSPSEFDKLRIWLLVLSGVLQLVALRPNLQMYLNEALLSWYQRLHASKVPDLDYSRAKVFLHNHYLCLVVIQFFAPPMLILLFVGFSQADGDYFDNYQFMCSLLPCSAFVKEVGLFMAWWVVFVSSVYTSATIALFRRGNLYLS, from the coding sequence ATGATCGAATTCTTCCAAACCTACAAGAATTTGTTACTCCAAGCCTTGCTCTCAATCTCACTCACCCTTCTTCTCGTCTTCCTCAAAATTCCCATTTTCTTCCTCCATGGTCTCTTCACTTACATCCACCCAGACAACCTTAGTAATGGCGTCAAAGCCGCTATTCGGAGACCCGAAAGCTCCGATTCGGGTTCTGGGATACCCCCAAAAAACAACACTGAGCTTAGAAAGAGGACCAAATCGAAGGAGAAGTttgagttcgatgaaaacaatgcTCAGATCTTCAGACTCAAGCTCGACGAAGCCCATCTTAAATCTCGACTTTTTTCGGATGAGTTTCGTAATGCTTTTACAATCTCATTCGTTGCTATTTCTTGTTTTTTGCTTCATATATACTTGAGTAGTGCATCAGAAAAATCTGGGGTTTTCACAAATGGGATTTTGGTTCCGGTTCTTCTAGGTTCCGTGGGTGTTTTTAAGTTAATGATATTGCTGGCTAACCTTTCGTTTGAAAAATCTGCGTCGAGGCGCTCGGAGAAGCTATTATGtgttgtttttgggattttaggaTTGATATTAGGGAGTGTCACTTGTTGCACATTTACTTCCTCGGTTTTAGATTTCGATTTTGGTTCAATTGATGGGTTTGGAAGAGTGTTCATTGCTGTTTTCATGAGCTGCACAACTACAATTTTGTTCATGCCCGCCATGAAGAGTGCCCGATCGTTTTGGCTTGGAACGGATCAGATTAGGTCTAATTTATCAATGATAACATGTGAATGGTTTGGTCGATTTGTTTTATATGCAAACTATTTGTTGATGACATTCACAGGGCTGTTATGGATTAAGCCCTTATCTGAATTGCTTGTTAATAAGAACACTAAAGGTAGTATTCGAAATTCCGAAAGATTGGCAGGGAATGTGGGATTTTCTCCTTCTGAGTTCGATAAACTTAGAATTTGGTTGTTAGTTCTTTCAGGTGTCTTGCAACTTGTTGCATTACGCCCCAACTTGCAAATGTACCTAAATGAGGCACTTCTCTCATGGTATCAAAGATTACATGCTAGCAAGGTTCCCGATTTGGATTATAGTAGAGCAAAGGTTTTCTTGCACAATCACTACTTGTGCCTTGTAGTTATACAGTTTTTTGCACCACCAATGCTAATACTTCTCTTTGTTGGATTTTCTCAAGCTGATggtgattattttgataattacCAATTCATGTGCAGCCTACTGCCTTGCTCTGCCTTTGTGAAAGAAGTGGGTTTATTCATGGCTTGGTGGGTTGTCTTTGTTTCATCTGTTTACACTTCAGCAACTATTGCGCTTTTTCGACGTGGTAACTTGTATTTGTCTTGA
- the LOC133779048 gene encoding uncharacterized protein LOC133779048: MDSPNSPNPYDNMTLEDIIIAECTDDHDDQYFKALMDGGSSTRQGRKRAHIDRGHVEGHQRFFDDYFSDEPVFDAVGRRGLSPLQKSTAAMRMLAYGAPADYVDEYVRIGETTAIECLVNFVRGVNDIFGTEYLRQPNAGDIRRLLQMGELRGFPGMLGSIDCMHWEWKNCLVAWKGQFTRGDHGRPTIMLEAIASQDLWIWHAFFGVPGSNNDLNVLNQSPIFTDILQGQAPRVEFTINGTQYNKGYYLADGIYLEGGTFVKTIPLPQGEKRKLFA, from the exons ATGGATTCGCCAAATTCTCCGAATCCATATGACAATATGACTCTAGAGGATATCATAATTGCAGAGTGTACTGACGATCATGATGATCAATATTTCAAAGCGCTCATGGATGGGGGTAGCTCAACAAGACAAGGAAGAAAGAGAGCCCACATTGATAGAGGTCATGTAGAAGGACACCAACGTTTTTTCGATGACTACTTTTCTGATGAACCGGT GTTTGATGCAGTCGGTAGAAGGGGGCTTTCGCCATTACAGAAGTCCACCGCTGCTATGCGAATGTTGGCATATGGAGCGCCTGCCGattatgttgatgagtatgttcgaATTGGTGAAACTACCGCTATTGAATGTCTAGTCAATTTCGTTCGAGGAGTGAATGATATTTTTGGGACCGAATATTTAAGACAGCCCAATGCTGGGGACATTCGTCGCTTACTTCAAATGGGGGAGTTGCGTGGTTTTCCAGGCATGTTGGGAAGCATTGATTGTATGCACTGGGAATGGAAAAATTGCCTAGTTGCATGGAAAGGTCAATTCACGCGAGGTGATCACGGCAGGCCAACAATCATGCTCGAAGCAATTGCGTCACAAGATCTTTGGATATGGCATGCATTTTTTGGTGTTCCAGGATCCAATAATGATCTCAACGTGTTAAATCAATCCCCAATATTCACTGATATCTTACAAGGGCAAGCTCCGAGAGTTGAGTTTACGATAAATGGCACACAATACAACAAGGGGTATTATCTAGCAGATGGTATTTATCTAGAGGGGGGTACATTTGTTAAAACTATCCCACTGCCTCAAGGagagaaaagaaaattatttgccTGA